In the genome of Deinococcus deserti VCD115, one region contains:
- a CDS encoding sporulation protein — MGFLKKMMAAVGVGAARVDTRLSSAEVRVGEELRGTVHVQGGQVEQQVERINVGLATRYKHDDSYVNHTLQSEVVVPAFTIRPGETREFPFTLRVGPGTPLSLPGSDVWVFTDADIAGGVDPGDQDPLRVLPSAGMEAVIGAALRLGFSLKAAETEYAHGRLVQELSFRPPHGQYKLTELELVMLPANGGLDVILEVDRRATGMASFFTSEFETRARWFLPDELLRRGPDAIAPELADRIRQLS, encoded by the coding sequence ATGGGATTTCTGAAGAAGATGATGGCAGCGGTTGGCGTGGGTGCAGCCCGGGTGGATACCCGTCTGAGCAGCGCTGAGGTGCGTGTCGGTGAGGAACTGCGCGGCACAGTTCATGTGCAGGGCGGCCAGGTCGAGCAACAGGTGGAACGCATCAATGTTGGTCTGGCTACCCGCTATAAGCACGACGACAGCTACGTGAACCACACCCTGCAAAGTGAAGTGGTCGTGCCTGCCTTTACCATTCGCCCCGGCGAGACACGCGAGTTTCCGTTTACGCTGCGTGTGGGACCTGGCACGCCTCTTTCCCTGCCCGGATCGGACGTCTGGGTCTTTACCGACGCCGACATTGCCGGTGGCGTCGATCCCGGCGATCAGGACCCGCTGCGTGTGCTGCCCAGTGCCGGCATGGAAGCGGTGATCGGGGCCGCCCTGCGCCTGGGCTTCAGCCTCAAGGCTGCCGAGACCGAGTACGCCCACGGCCGGCTGGTGCAGGAGCTCAGCTTCCGTCCGCCGCATGGTCAGTACAAGCTCACCGAACTGGAACTTGTGATGCTGCCGGCCAATGGCGGTCTGGACGTCATTCTGGAAGTGGACCGCCGTGCCACAGGCATGGCCAGCTTCTTTACCAGCGAATTCGAGACCAGAGCCCGCTGGTTCCTGCCGGATGAGCTGCTCCGGCGCGGCCCGGACGCCATTGCCCCGGAACTTGCTGACCGTATCCGTCAGTTGAGCTGA